In Leisingera sp. NJS204, the following are encoded in one genomic region:
- a CDS encoding tyrosine-type recombinase/integrase — protein MRYQRAAKKIPVALSAEDVSRLLETAPGPGLRCRAAFSVAFGVAHGFAGVRKKVPPHRLRHSFATHLPGAGTDIRVIQVLPGHAKPETTTKGGGQHLSGCSQPP, from the coding sequence AAGAAGATCCCCGTGGCGCTGAGCGCCGAGGACGTGTCACGCCTTCTGGAAACCGCGCCCGGACCTGGATTGCGATGCCGCGCTGCCTTTAGCGTGGCTTTCGGCGTGGCGCACGGCTTCGCCGGGGTCAGGAAGAAGGTGCCACCCCACAGGCTGAGGCACAGCTTTGCAACCCATCTGCCGGGGGCCGGGACTGATATCCGGGTCATTCAGGTTTTGCCCGGGCACGCCAAGCCGGAGACCACCACCAAAGGTGGCGGCCAACACCTTTCAGGATGTAGCCAGCCCCCTTGA